ACTCAATGTCGCACAGCCCGTTAGAAGCAGATCTGGGCTTGGACCACCCCGCCAGTCCCCGGCATCCTGCCCAATGCTTCTCTGCAGCCCTTTGCCATTTCCTCTCCAGCCCTCTTTTCTAAGACTTTCCTTGCTTTCCTGTGGCTCTTCTGAGTTCCCTATGGCATCCACACTGCTACACGTCTCTCCACTTAGCTGCCTGACTACTCTGCTCCGTGACAATCCTGGCTTGGTGAGACAGTGTCTCCCAGAGGCCTGGCGgctcctgcccttctccccttgtCTCATGATGGGTCCCTGGCCCTCCTCTCGGAACAGATTCTGCTCGATGCTGAGCCTGGCTGGCGGACCGGAAGCATGTGCGTCTTCTGGCTCCGGGCTCAGAAGATCTGTGTCTTCCCTACTATACCAGCTGAATGACCTTGAACGTGTCATTGCTCTGGATTTGACAGCTCTtcttgaaaatggaaatgatattaGACCATAGCAGCTAGGGCTGCTTTGTAAACTGGGAGGCATCCTTCCAGTGTAAGACATCGGTGTCCCCCAGCCTCAACACAGGGCTTCATCCAGAGAGGATGCTTACTGAGTATCTggagaacagtggttctcaaccgggGGTGATGTTCACATCCTAGGGGACACTGGGtcatatctggagacatttttgttcaTCACCACCGGGGAGGGGTTGCTATGGCATCTGACGGGTCCTGCTAAATATCTTACAGTGAATAGGACGGCCCTCACagaaaagaattatctggccccagaTGTCAGTTAGTGCTGCTTCAGAAGCCTTGCGGTAGATGAACAAAAGTGTCACATTATATCTGTAGATACAGACGTGGCTCGTTGTTCCAGAAAGGCAAGGAGCTGTGGCTGGGAAGCGGACCATCAAGATGCCATGGTGACCAAGGGCAGGAGCCACTGGAGTTAAAATGAGATGGTCGTGCCCGGGTGTGAgaagttgaaaacattttatttcaattctatcCTTGGGAGGCAGCATAAataatcacaaaagaccacaaaggTCACCGGGGAAGAAAAAAACGGTCAAGAAGTGTGAGGAGATGAGAGGGGACACTGTCTAGCTGCAGGGGGTGGAGGGCGAGGAGACCCTGCTGTAGCTGGCAGAGAGGGTGGAGGGTTCTTGGAGGAAAAGCCCAAGGGGTGGGGCTTTCCCCACCCAGGTcacctgtggggggggggggcgcttagGGAGCCCTGGCCTCTGTGGATGAATGTGCTGCAGGGCGGCCAAGGGACAAGCAGGTGTGGGGGCATAATGCTAACGAGAGAGGAGTGGACACCCGTctcttgaccccccccccccccaggccagaTCTCACCCCCAGACTGTGGCTTTTCTGAGAGCAGTGTTTATAGACTCGGTGGGTAGTGGGCAATGAAGGGAGaaaacaagggaagaaaaaagaaaatgtgtagaaGACCAAATGAAATCTGGCGTCTCAAAGAGTTGCGTGACCTTGGGCCACTcctgttttcctcatctgcaaaatggagggaGGATGCTCCCTACTTCTTGGAGCAGATGTGAGGCTCAAGTGAGACCCTACGTGTCAAAGAACCGCGTAAACTTTAAAGTGCTATACGGACGCGAGGGGCTGTGGTCGTTCTACAAGTGTAAGGCCGAAAGTGGCTGAGACACAAGCGGTGAGGGGCACACGTGGAGCAGCCCTCAAGTGGTCAGACCCCTGCTCTGCCTTCCCCAGGGCCGAGCTCCGCCCCTCTCAGCCTCAGCTTCCAGGAGGAAGAGGCCTCATCTGAGGGAGTCACCTGGGGAGTGAGAGCAGCAGGTGGGGGCCAGGAGGGTAGAGGGGCACTGAGTGTGGAGGGCCTCAACTAGGCAGTGTGATACATTGGCATTACCGGTGTCGGGCAGACGGGAGCAGTGGCTTCCGGCTCTCATTCTCCACAGAGACCTGGGCACTGGCGAAGCCCCTGTGGGAGCCGCCTCGTGACGCACTGGGAAGGGCCCTGGCCCGGAGTCTGGATACACTGGGTCCTGGTCCTGGGCCAACTGTTGACCTTCCGGGTGACTTAGTAAGTCACTTCCCCATTGCAACCCTCAGTTCTGTCCTTTGTGAAACGGGGACACTATTCCCTACCCTGCCTACCTCACAAGTTAAATGGGAGAAGGGTGTTCCAAGAGCTTTGAAGAGAATCATGGGAAGGCAAGGGGTCATTATGGCCTTGGCGAGCAATCCTCTTAATTCCCTGAAGACAAGAGAGAGGGGGCGAGAGACAGAAAGGAGCCGGGCTGCTTGCAACCCTTGTCAGGTGAGTGAGCCTTGTGGGGCTGGCTGCCggggaagaaagggaggtgcGGGGAGGGGAGGCAAAACAGCTGATGCCTGTTAATCCAGCCCTTTCTGTGCAGTCCAGCGGGGATGTTGGGAGCCCCAGCGGGGAGTGCCGAGACGTCCCGGCGACAAAAGTTCAAGTTCTGTGAGTACTGGGGGTCCTGgcctccccctctgctccctggTCCATTGAGGACACCCCTCAGGGAGCCCGTGCTCTTTGCCCCGCAGGGGAGAAGCTGGCTCCTGGGGTGGCCGCCAAAGGGTGGGTCTCCAGGAGAGGCTGGGGACTTTATTAGCATGAGGTCAAGAGATCAAAGGTCAGCTTCCAGTCCTGGAGGCAGCAGGTGGGGTCCTCAGGCTGTCCCCAGCTCCAGTCCCGGCTATGTCCCTGGGGTCACCGGAGAAGGGGAAGTTAAGGGACGAGTAGAAACCACGGAGAGATCGGAGGTCAGCTTAGAAGGCAGCCCAGCCGGCGAGCTAACAGTTCTTGGGGCTGTTGCGCAAGTTTTTCAGTTCCAGCTGCAGCTGCCGAATGCGGATGTCCTTCTGGGCCAGCTCTTCTTTCAACCGCCGGATCTCATCCTGCTGCCGGAAGAACATTCGGAGGAGctggggtggaggaagagaggggccAGGCGGCCGGGAGAGAGCAGGTGAGAAGGCAATTTCCCGAGTGGGTATCGTGCCCGCCCCTGTTCCCTGTcagcctctgcccttctctcccaggCCTCCCCCTGACCCCGCTTTAGTCCCCGGAGGCTCTTGTCCCTGCAGCATGCCCTTCTCTGGACCCAGGTCATGGCTCCGACTTCCCTGGGGAGGTATGAGAGAGTCCACATGGGCCCCTTTCCCACATATCTCAAGCTCACCCTTTTAGGGGGGCAGACATAATACTCTTACTTGCCATTTGGAACGGggacctttattattattaatttttaaatgtttattcagttttgagacagagagagaaagccagcggggaggggcagagagagagagggagacagaggatctgaatcgggctctgcactgacagcacagagcccgatgcgggacttgaactcgtgaactgtggggtcatgacctgagctgaagtcagacgcttaactgacggaggcacccaggtgccccatattattattattttttaagtaggcttcaagcgcaacgtggggcttgaactcacgacgcTGACATTAAGAATCATATGTTCTAtccactaagccagccaggcactggcTTTCAGAGTCCCCTGAAAGGGAACCTttctaaaagtctttttttttttttttttatctttctttctttctttctttctttctttctttctttctttcttccttccttccttccttccctccctcctttctttctttctttctttctttctttctttctttctttctttctttctttttctttctttctcccctgaaagggaagtcttttttttttaatctttctttctttctttctttctttcttttttttatgtttatttttgaaagagacagagacagaatgcgagtgggttaggggcagagagagagggagacacacaagcagaagcaggccccaggctctgagctgtcagcacagagcccgatgaggggctcgaactcacgaaccgtgggatctggacctaagccgaagtcggacgcttaatcgactgagccacccaggcgcccctatgattcTTTCtttaactgactttttttttttttttttttaaatcaaatcagTACCGGTTACATCTGTTCAGAGGGATGATGTGCTATTTGCCCTTGTGCTAAATGATTCCACACACTCCTGTGGCTTCCAAGTTCTCGAATATTCTTTGCCTAACCTTTTGGTCAGGTTTCGTTTAGAAGAAAAAACAGCCGTACTGAagtgtaattcacataccataaatgCCACtcgttttaagtgtacaattagCAACAGCAAATTTTAGTAAAATTGGGTGAAATGAATTTTAGCAATATTCAGAGGCATATAACCGTAAGTCTTCTCTTCTGTGCCACACTTCCAGTTTCTCTTCATACTTAGACCACTGTGTCCACCATTTACAGCCTAAATGTCTAACTGGTTGATCCCAATCGGCGGTGGTTAAAATTGTGGGTAAACCCAGAGTCAGCAGGCTCTGAGCGAGTTTCTTCACCGTAAGGAAGGTTCACGAGCTTTAGTGCAGGTTGTGGTATCTGTGTCGCCTGCTCAGAGACCCTTGAAAACTTTCCTCCAGGTCGGTTTTGGTTCATACAAATCAGTCGTAGCTCAATGTTACTTGATTTCACTGCTGCTCACCCCTGCCTCTTCCACGCTGGGTACTAGAACCGACCTCAGGCTCTTGTTATGGCCCACCTGGACTATCGCAGCAACTCTCCTACCTCTACCTTCTCAGTGtgcttaaaaagtgttttttttttaagtggaaaatgcCAAATATATACTAGGGTGGAAAGAACCGCGCTATGAGCCTCCAAGAACTCGTCAACTGGCTTCAAGAAAGAACACGTGACCATTTTTGCTTCTTCTCTACTCCTACCCAATTCACCTGTCCCACTGCCTCCAGGGAttcttttgaagcaaatctcaTTTATCCCATGATTCCACCCAGCCCTAGGCATCGGAACATCCCCCTACAATGGTACGAAATATATCTTATAGCAATCGTCAGTCTGTCTTTCAAATTTCCCTTCAAGACTGTGAGGTCCCAGAGGTCAGGAATAGTCTTCGTTTGACAAATAATAGTGATGATCGTTAAGTTGGTGTGACAAGAAACCTCCAAGATGGCCGCTGTGTTATCCCCTCCCCTCAAGGGTGGACTGGGCCTAGTAACTTGCTTCAAATGAATAGAAAAAGGCAGAAGTGATGGTCTGTCATTTTCAAAAAAACTATGACTTCCATCTTGGACACCTTCTCTTGCTCACTCCGAGGGATACCAGCTGCCACGCTGTGAGCTGCCCTACGGAGAGGTCCATACGGTAAGGACCTGAGGGAGGCCTCTGGCTGATAGCCCACGAGGAACCGAAACCCTCTGTCCAACAACCTGTGAGCGAATGCGTCCTTCCAGCAACCATGCGAATGAACTCAGAAGCAGCTCCTTTCACAGCTGAGCCTTCAGATGTGACAGCAGCCCAGCTGACAGTTTAAGCACACGGCCTCATGACAGACCTTGAGCCGTGGGCGTCCATTATGAGATACTATGAGATAATaaaggtttgtgggtttaagaactaagttttggggtgatgttTGACACAGCAATAGATACCTGATACAGTTAGCCTCATTGAGCACTGAATATGGGCCGGGAAGAGTGCTAGACTCTTAGAAAATACCTCTTTAATGCTCACCGCATTtcatatccccattttaccaCGAGAAAGGTCAGAAAACTTGCTCGGGCACAGCCAGGAAACGGCCGAGCCCGGAATCAAAAGCAGTGGAGTCCAAGTAGTCATCTCTACTCCAGTGGCAACGAGCCacgtgcctggcacagggcagccATCTGTGAACCCTGGCTGGGCTGAACTCAGTCCCTGGTATTGACACCAGGGACAGGGGGTACCGTCGAAAGGAGAAGCCTTCGGGGGGCATGGGTAAGACCCAGCTATGGCTGTCCCTGGATGACCTGCCCTCCTTCTAAATGATACAGAGAGTACTTTCATAAACACAGCCTCTTCCCTGCCAAACAGGAAATTGTCAGACCCCGTCGCTGCCGCGGTGCCAGGGAGGAAGGCCGCGCTGTAATGCCTGAGGCCAGGCTTTCCTCTGTTAGCCAGGAATTTATAACTCCCGGAACAGCAAATGACAGCGACGTTCCGAAACGGATTCATGAGCCACGGAACTGCGTGGGCTAGTGAATgcgagggctgggggtggggcatcaATATCGCTGCCACATCCCAGCCTCTATTTACTGGGGTCAGAGGCAACGGAAGCCAATAGCAGGCTACTTATGGCATttgtcacagaaagaaaaatgccccAGATGGAGTCGGCTTAAAGGCCTGCAGCCCATAATTGAAATGTAAAGGTCTCGCTCTTCTAGGACCTGTGGAGGTAATAACTTATATTCCTTACCTCGTTCTCTGTCCTGGGTGGGACATTCTCTAATAAATCTATTCCATTGACCACAACGCTCTTCTTTTCTTTGATGGGAGCCTTAAATACCATTTTTGAGGACTTCTTATAGCCTTCCTTCAAAGACATGAGCACGGGATCTACGAAAGGCAAGGGAAACGTTCACACTGGCAGGTTGGTCGAGTGTCGTGTGATGGTGTTTTTCATTCACACCATCCTTGGCAGCTGGCCGAGCGTGGGGGAGTCGAGCAGAGGCCATGcaaaggggaaatgggtgaaCTCGAGTGAAGGCAAAAGCTGCAGTCTCGAAGCCTCTTCCGGGAAGCCCACCCGCACGGTACCTCGGTTGATGCCCCCCAGCCATTCATCAGGGGTCAGAGCTGGCTCCGTGCCTGGCGTCATGGGGTAAATGTCTTCCTGGTAGGAATCCGACTGCAGTGAGGGGAGCAGAAGAGTGGACACATAGGGGCCGCTGTGAGAACCCCTGCTGTTCAGCAGCCGGTTCTCCTCGCTGACCTCCCACCCAGCTCCCGCCGTCCCGCCTCCAAGCCTTTGCACTCAGGTGTCTCCCATGTGGAATCCCCACCCTGCATTCGTTAGCAAGCCAGACTGACCCCACCCTAGAACGGCCCCCAACTCCCACCCCAGATTGGGCCTGAAGACCCCAGTCCACAGGACCTTCTTCTGGGCTCCTCAGGCTTGCAGTCCGTGGCGAACCAGCTAGGATTCAATGCGGGGGTCCCTTTGGAGCCCAGCATGGCCCCACTCACCCTCCGGGGTACGATCATGGAGATGGGCTCAATCAGGCCCTTGAGAGTCACCAGCTTGTAGAAGCGGAACACCTCGCAAGCTGACACATCCAGCCCGTGCTTGGGCATGACCCCTGTGGACAGGCACACGTGGCTCCATGGGGTCCCAGGGATCCCCGTCAGCACCCCTCCTCCCCGATGTCCTTGATCAAGAGTGTCCTTGAGCACTTAGGTCTGGAGGCAATGCTCTATGCTGAGGGCAGCAGGTGGACCGGGGGCTTCTTGAGTCAGACCCTGTCTCTAAGTAGTAAGGTCTCAAATAAGCCAGTCCTACCTCACCAGGGTGCATGCTTTAGAAATGGGGCCTTTTATAACTGGAAGGGGCTGTTGGGATAGTTTAGTCAATTCCATTCTTTTCATAGATGAAACTCCTAAGGGTCTAGGGGAAGGggcttgccccaggtcacagagTATGGCTGGGGCAGAGCCACAGAGCCTGtcaccttttttgtttctttttttaaggtttttaaaaaatgtttatttatttatgagagagagagagggagagctggggaggggcagagacaggaaaacAGAGAATGCGAAGCGggctctgtattgtcagtgcaaagcccgacgtggggttcgaacccacgaaccgtgaggtcatgacctgggccgaagtcggatgctcaaccccctgagccacccaggcgccttgagcCTGTCACCTAAAATAAACTAGCTCCCCTAAGCCTCTGTGTTTCTGGTCCTcagagagaacaaaggagagagaacccTTTCTCCACGCACCCTAGAGCCCGAGACTGCTGTCGAGTTGTGTATCTAGGACTGACAGGGTGTGCATGCCCGGTGCATGTATTATCCGTGTGTCCCCACTCGCCACAGCGTTCCTAACGGCTGCCTCTACTCGACGCCCACCGGGGAAGCAGTGCGGTGTGGGGTGAGGAACACAAGCTTTGGGGTCGGACACACCTGGTTCTGAGTCCTGACTCTGCCCCTCTTTCTGGTTGGGAAGGTCTTGGGTAGATCACTGCCTCTCTGAAGGCTTCAGGTTCCTTGGCGGGTTAGAGGAGAACAGTATGACCCTTCACGAGATGGTCAGGGGATTGGGCCAGAAGATGCTCATTGACCGCCTGCCACCCTCATGAGCGCAGGGGATGTTAGTTTCTTCTTCCGCGATGTGAACAGGAGTTAAGGTTGCAGCTCTCCTTGACTGGAATGGAGGTCTGCTCTTCTAGATACCAGAATTCTAGGAGCTGCAGGGAAGTACTATCATGGTACCCAGGGGGGATTTAGAGCCAGTAGGGCCggttttgaattctggctctgccatgcAGGATCTAGGTGACCTGCCCGGGGTGAGTCACCCAGCCACTCTGAACCTGTGAAAGGTGCCTGGCTCATGGCAGATGCTTTGCAGTGGCCGCAGGTGACAGGGGGCGAGGAGAGACAGTTCTCCTTggttcctctctcctcctcaagTCCTGCTACTGGACTTCCTAAACACCTGGATTCATCTTCTCCCCATCTTCCCGCCTCCTCCTTAGTTACCATCCTTTTCCTGCCGCCTCCTTAGTTACCATCGTTTCTTGGCTAGAAGTCCACAGTGGCCTCCAAACCAGTCTCGCTGCCTGCCTCCTGTCCTTTCAAAATCCGTTCTCCCTACAGAAGCCAGAGCAATCTTGGACTAACATTTCAGATTGCGTCATGCTGTCCCATCTCCTACCCGCCTGCTTAAGACAAAGAAAGGCCTCCAGTGGGTTCCCAGTAAAACCCAAACTCCTTCCCCTGTGTGACGGATGGCTGTATGTACCAGTGGGCTCAGGAAAGAAGATTGCCCTCCCCTTCCAATCCGTTGAGGGTCTGAATACAAcaaaaggcagaggagggaggaagtcaCCCCTTTTGTTCCTGCCTCATTGTTTGAGCTGGGACAGCTCCTGTCACCTTCTCCTGTCCTTAGACTGGGATTcacaccatcagctctcctggttctcagatCTTCGGACGTGGACCGAACGTCACctccagctttcctgggtctccaggaaGCCAGCAGATCTGTTTCTCTGAAGACCCCTCGTGATTATACCTTTCTAACCCATCTCATGGCATCCGGCCCCTGCCCTAAGCTCCAGATTCATGTCCCAAGCCTCTCCCCATCTTCTGCCATGTCACAGAGTCCACGCTTAGTCACCTGGACCTCCGTTCTGTTTCTAGAATATGCCAGGCTCATTCCTGCCCCAGGGACTTTGCATCGATGATCCTTCCTGCTGGTCCtactcttcctctttcctgcttttcaGATCTCGGCCTAAAAGGTCACCTCCACGGCGAAGCCTTCCTTGACTACCTGGCCTAAAATAGCCCCCAGTCGCTCTCTGTTCTATTGCCTCATTTGATTCTCTGCCTAGACCTTACTACCATCCAGTATTTTCCTTCCTTAGGTGTtgattgtctgtctcccttccGTGGAATGTGAGATCCCAAGAGGAAGGCTGGGTTCTGCACTGTTTCCCACTGAGTCTAGAGACTGCCACACGGCTGATACCCAGTAAGTGTTCGTTGAACGATGGTGTGAAAGGGCAGGAGGAGCCAGGTGTTCGGCCAGGTGCTCTCCATCTAAGCTTTACAATAGCCCTGAAAGGTAGGcttgatttttccctcttttacagatggggaaattgagccTCAGAAGGGTGAGCTATACATTTGAGTCAACGTCGACCTAGGTCTGACTCTACAGTCCAGGATGCTTTTTATTCTACTTGACGAAGAGGTgacagtgaggaggaggagacgaCAGAGTCGGGGAGGGGTGAAGTCAATGGAATGGTCACTGGGCCTATCTCAGGGCCGCCATCTTGCTGCCAGTCACTGAGGCGGGCTCTCGGGCCCTTCCGGCACTGATGGTCTGGAAGCTGGCTCTCAGGCCGTATCCGTAGCACCGGATCCCCAGAGGGAACAAGCCAGACTCGGGCTCCGAGGTAAGGAGGGAACGGGGCCCCCGAAGAAACTTCTTCCAACGGGCTGATTCTGACCCCAAACAGGAAGTTGCTGAACCGTATGCAATATGAAACTTTTGCTGTAAGACTTTAGCGGTGGTAGAACGTGGGGTGTGAAGAACTCACTACGCTCCATCAATTCTGGACCCTCTGAAGGATTTGCTTAgaggctggggagcctgggggtgcAGGGATGGGGACACCCTGGGACTTCCTCCTGTCCTCTCAGGCAGGGACAGAGCTGCTCCTGGAGACTGGGGTCCTGGCTTCCTAAAGGCTTCAGGAAAGTGTCTGGACCCAGACTTTTCTCTGACCTTTAGTTTTTCAACCGCCTTACAAGAGTTCAGAGCCACTTGGAGCGCCAGTATCCCCATCTGCAAATGGGAATGAAGCCAGTGTGGGCCGCTGATGACCAGAGGTGATGGAGGATGTCAGGCACCATGGAATGACAGTCAGTCAGGTGGGTGGTGACAGGCTGGCGAAGAAGGGCAGGGGGACCTTCCCAGGGGCAGCATCTGCAGGTTCTGACTGCCCATGAGCTGTGGGCTTCTGACTCTGATTTTCATTTAAAGGCAGGGGTGACCCATGAACCAAACATCCAGTCTCTTGTTCTATAGCATAACAGCCATGGAAGCCTCTGGACCCCCTTACCTAGGCCTTTCTGCGGGGCTGGGGAGCGGAACTCCATGAGGTAACTCAAGAAGGGCTTCTCAGTGCTGATCTCGTAGTACCGGATGTTTCCAtctccctgggggcagggagagagggaggtgaggaaagtgggggcgggggtgggctgggctgagcAGGCCCCGGTCCCGGGGGTCTGCTGCAGAAAGCCTCAGCGGTGGTCCGAAGACCAGGGAGACCTGGCCTCTAGACCCGTGGCCGGTCGTCACAGGAGACTTACGGGGTGATGGGGTGGAGGCGGTGTGTGCATGTAGACAACGTTTGTGATAGACGAGGCCATGTTTGCCAAAAAGCTCCCGGCAGGTGCTTCGAATGCCGTCATTAGTCACTGCCCTCTacacttcaggctctgagccttatCCCGGtgtccaccccaccccagtgCACCTCAGAGAGAACTGTCAGTCACTGACACTTCAGTAAGAATGAGTGTCAGACCTGAGGGCGGGTTTCGATggaagagagtgaaagagacgACCAGAGAGGTTAGCCTGGCTCTCCTCAGGGGGTAGGGCAGGAGCGGGGGGCACAACGGTGGGGGAAGGGGGTCTCCCAACAGGCTGCCCCAGCGCTCTCCACCCCCCAATCTTCGACTACCTTTCCAGCCAGGTAGAGCATGTGGGTGTCAGCATCGTAGAAGGGGAACAGGAGGCCCGACAGCCCATCAATTTCCTCCTCGATCAGGGGCATGGATAGGTCCTCCTGCAGGGAAGAAGGCCCATATCAGCTTACGTCCAGGCAGGATGGCCCCTTACCTTCCCCGACCCCAGCACAGCCCCCAGGACTACAACTCTTTCGTGTCACCGCCTGGCCTCCCCGTGGCTGACCTGGTCCCAGAGGGCGATTTGTCTCGTGTTCCACCTGGAGACCCCTGTCGTGAGCAGTCGCTTCATGTTTCCCAGGAACACCACTCGGTTCACTCTGTGGTTTTTGCAGTTTGCCTCctggcagggacagagaaagctGCTAAGCCACGGCCGCTGGATACTAGGAAACCGTAGTAGGCTCAATGGGggcccccaaaagatatgtccatgCCTTAGTCCCTGGAATCTGTGATATGGGGTCCTTAACTCCCCTGGATCACCTAAAGGTCATGGCGAGCATCCTTGTAAGAGGTGAGagatacagacacacagaggagaaggtgatgtgactccagaggcagagactggaggatGTGGCTCCCAGCCAAGGAAGCCAGCAGccatcagaagctggaagaggcaaggaagggttctctcccagagcctccagagctGAGAGAGAGCTGTAAGCCACTCTTTGTGGCGATTTGTCACAGCCGCCAGAGGAAGCCAGGTCAGGTGCTGTGGAGCAAGAGAGCCCTGGGACCAGGAGCCCAGGGAGCACAGGGGACTCACGGGGTCACTTCTCGATAACTTGCTTCATCCAGGGCTCCTTCTAACAGGGCCAACCTCCGCCTCCACTCCCCCTGCCTCTCGGCTCTcgtcccttccttctcctcctaaCATGCAACAGCCCTTTGCCTGCATGAGTCAGCATCAGGTCGGATACCAGAGGCTGGCGGGGTGGTGCAAAGACTCAGGCTGGCGTCACCTGCTCTGGGTTTCAGTTCCACGTCTGTCAAAGAAGGGTGGCCCTGAGGAGTCCCACCCCTCTGGCCCGCGTCACGTCTGTGGGGTGGAGCTTGGGTTCTCAGCTCCTTAACTTCTTCTCCGCTCAGCATGGGTTctgcacccacccccctcccaccccagcttggtttgaattctttaaaaaaaattttttttaatgttcatttatttattattattattatattatttacatataatttattgtcaaactggtttccatgcagcacccagtgctcatcccaacaggtgccctcctccatgcccgtcacccgctttcccctctcccccacccccgattccccctcagtttgttctcagtatttaagggtctcttatggtttgcctccttccctctccgtaacttccccccccttcccctcccccatggtcttctgttgagtttctcaggatccacataaaactCTGCCCGTAACTGAGTGTCCATTTCTACCCCCCTCCAAGGCTCAGTTCCCCTGCGTGAAAGGGGGAAGCGCAGCTgagccccgccaccccc
The sequence above is a segment of the Panthera leo isolate Ple1 chromosome B3, P.leo_Ple1_pat1.1, whole genome shotgun sequence genome. Coding sequences within it:
- the CORO2B gene encoding coronin-2B isoform X2, whose product is MSWRPQYRSSKFRNVYGKVANREHCFDGIPITKNVHDNHFCAVNARFLAIVTESAGGGSFLVIPLEQTGRIEPNYPKVCGHQGNVLDIKWNPFIDNIIASCSEDTSVRIWEIPEGGLKRNMTEALLELHGHSRRVGLVEWHPTTNNILFSAGYDYKVLIWNLDVGEPVKMIDCHSDVILCMSFNTDGSLLTTTCKDKKLRVIEPRSGRVLQEANCKNHRVNRVVFLGNMKRLLTTGVSRWNTRQIALWDQEDLSMPLIEEEIDGLSGLLFPFYDADTHMLYLAGKGDGNIRYYEISTEKPFLSYLMEFRSPAPQKGLGVMPKHGLDVSACEVFRFYKLVTLKGLIEPISMIVPRRSDSYQEDIYPMTPGTEPALTPDEWLGGINRDPVLMSLKEGYKKSSKMVFKAPIKEKKSVVVNGIDLLENVPPRTENELLRMFFRQQDEIRRLKEELAQKDIRIRQLQLELKNLRNSPKNC
- the CORO2B gene encoding coronin-2B isoform X1 gives rise to the protein MTVTKMSWRPQYRSSKFRNVYGKVANREHCFDGIPITKNVHDNHFCAVNARFLAIVTESAGGGSFLVIPLEQTGRIEPNYPKVCGHQGNVLDIKWNPFIDNIIASCSEDTSVRIWEIPEGGLKRNMTEALLELHGHSRRVGLVEWHPTTNNILFSAGYDYKVLIWNLDVGEPVKMIDCHSDVILCMSFNTDGSLLTTTCKDKKLRVIEPRSGRVLQEANCKNHRVNRVVFLGNMKRLLTTGVSRWNTRQIALWDQEDLSMPLIEEEIDGLSGLLFPFYDADTHMLYLAGKGDGNIRYYEISTEKPFLSYLMEFRSPAPQKGLGVMPKHGLDVSACEVFRFYKLVTLKGLIEPISMIVPRRSDSYQEDIYPMTPGTEPALTPDEWLGGINRDPVLMSLKEGYKKSSKMVFKAPIKEKKSVVVNGIDLLENVPPRTENELLRMFFRQQDEIRRLKEELAQKDIRIRQLQLELKNLRNSPKNC